The following are encoded in a window of Candidatus Rokuibacteriota bacterium genomic DNA:
- a CDS encoding DUF4926 domain-containing protein, with product MRYQVLDTIVLDRDLAEHGLRKGDLGSVVEIYEPDGLEVEFVTAAGRSAALLTLNGRDVRPVSDDDLVSTRSRRRSA from the coding sequence ATGAGGTACCAGGTTCTCGACACTATCGTTCTCGATCGCGACCTAGCTGAGCACGGGTTGCGCAAGGGCGATCTCGGCTCGGTGGTGGAAATCTACGAGCCAGATGGGCTCGAGGTCGAGTTTGTGACCGCGGCCGGGCGAAGCGCGGCGCTGTTGACGCTGAACGGCCGGGACGTGCGCCCTGTATCAGATGACGATTTGGTATCTACCAGATCGCGCCGTCGCTCGGCTTGA